One segment of Panicum virgatum strain AP13 chromosome 3K, P.virgatum_v5, whole genome shotgun sequence DNA contains the following:
- the LOC120699167 gene encoding spidroin-1-like, with the protein MKVPTARGCRSGRWHGSGPPARQRAASSIGSGGGSLEPRPCRVGSRVGDARRRGGASPSAVRGGSALGCGGRGCARGSGGGGQGRPGGEIGGGGGASQARARIRAEGCSKGGGGGRSGLGRVSTTARAAAGSQGAAGQAAAGDQGAATAGSTAAARWAAAWALWAAAAAAAVSACSACCRGGCRGACSACTAALCCWAAALPPSSAPTALAPAAAAAAAAGSGRGGPAAATAAASCLKTAVRATAGAAAAGPGPALPTPGPGRADPAAAASGPGRAVADRDLAGRAQAAAAGCRAASGQIRGQVAAAAHAEAAPGAGEEEEEERGGKEEEGAAPAAGGGCPGR; encoded by the coding sequence ATGAAGGTGCCCACGGCGCGCGGCTGCAGGAGCGGCCGCTGGCACGGCAGCGGGCCGCCAGCACGGCAGCGGGCCGCCAGCAGCataggaagcggcggcggctccctggAGCCACGGCCATGCCGCGTCGGGAGCCGGGTGGGCGACGccaggaggaggggcggcgccagtCCCAGCGCCGTCAGGGGCGGCAGCGCCCTGGGCTGCGGCGGTCGCGGCTGCGCCaggggcagtggcggcggcggccagggacgCCCGGGCGGCGAaatcggcggtggtggtggcgccagCCAGGCCCGCGCCCGGATCCGCGCCGAGGGCtgcagcaagggcggcggcggcgggaggagtgGGTTGGGGAGGGTctcgacgacggcgagggcCGCGGCGGGAAGCCAGGGCGCCGCAGGCCAAGCAGCGGCGGGTGACCAGGGCGCCGCGACGGCTGGATCtacagcggcggcgcgctgggCAGCAGCGTGGGCACTCTGGGCGGCGGCCGCAGCTGCAGCAGTGTCGGCTTGCAGCGCCTGTTGCAGGGGAGGTTGCAGGGGAGCCTGCAGCGCCTGCACGGCGGCGCTCTgctgctgggcggcggcgctccccccGTCCTCAGCACCCACCGCGCTtgcacccgcggcggcggcggcagcagctgcgGGATCTGGCAGGGGCGGACCTGCGGCGGCGACTGCAGCCGCGTCCTGCCTGAAAACAGCAGTGAGGGCCACCGcgggggcagcagcggcgggtcCAGGTCCCGCGTTGCCCACGCCCGGCCCAGGGAGGGCGGatcccgccgcggcggcgtccggcccAGGGAGGGCGGTTGCGGATCGGGACCTCGCAGGtcgggcccaggcggcggcggcgggttgcaGGGCGGCGTCGGGGCAAATCCGAGGCCAAGTTGCGGCGGCAGCCCACGCAGAGGCAGCGCCcggcgcaggggaggaggaggaggaggaaagaggagggaaggaggaggagggggcggcgccggcggccggcggcggctgccctgGGAGGtag